Proteins encoded within one genomic window of uncultured Draconibacterium sp.:
- a CDS encoding arylsulfatase — protein sequence MRKLMTLFLMCMSVYVFAQDKPNILVIMVDDVAPNSLSCYSLGMQYSTPNIDRIAKEGVLFTDHYSQPSCTAGRAAFITGQKPIRTGLTTVGQPGNPLGIKKDDPTLAELLKPMGYMTAQFGKNHLGDRNEHLPTVHGFDEFFGNLYHLNVSEEEEQADYPKSKEFYEKYGPRGIIESYASDTYDDTVDPRFGVIGKQKVTDIGKLTSKRMETFDEELVAKTEDFMKRAHDAGKPFFIWHATSRMHVYTHLKEESRNLATPISTDMDLFGSGLMEHDGHVGEILDYLDELGIADNTIVIYTTDNGPEQSTWPDAGVTQFRGEKMTTYEGGVRAPFMVRWPDEIPAGLIRNGISAHEDVVPTIMAAVGEPEIKDELKEGKTIGDMTYKVYIDGFNNLDYWEGKTDESARNYFFYYYESGLTAMRVGPWKMHFATKERYYEDMVVHTMPQLFNLRKDPYEKYDGVYGFELIMHKSWVFQPAIGYLTEHLSSFKDFPPRQEAASLDINKAIDAILKSDTRQ from the coding sequence ATGAGAAAACTAATGACCTTATTTTTAATGTGCATGAGCGTTTATGTTTTTGCACAGGACAAGCCAAATATTTTGGTGATTATGGTTGATGATGTTGCTCCAAACTCGCTTAGCTGTTACAGTTTGGGAATGCAGTATTCAACACCAAACATCGACAGAATAGCAAAAGAAGGCGTACTTTTTACCGACCATTATTCGCAGCCCAGTTGTACTGCAGGGCGCGCAGCGTTCATTACCGGACAAAAACCCATTCGTACAGGATTAACCACCGTTGGGCAACCCGGTAATCCACTTGGAATTAAAAAGGATGATCCAACACTGGCTGAATTATTGAAACCAATGGGTTATATGACTGCCCAGTTTGGTAAAAATCACCTGGGCGACCGTAACGAGCATTTGCCAACCGTGCATGGTTTCGATGAGTTTTTTGGAAACCTTTATCACCTGAATGTTTCGGAAGAAGAAGAGCAGGCTGATTACCCGAAAAGCAAAGAATTCTATGAAAAGTATGGCCCACGTGGCATTATTGAATCGTATGCCAGCGATACTTATGACGATACGGTAGATCCTCGTTTTGGTGTTATTGGAAAACAAAAAGTAACCGATATTGGCAAACTAACCAGCAAACGCATGGAAACCTTCGACGAAGAGCTGGTTGCCAAAACCGAAGATTTTATGAAACGCGCACACGATGCCGGCAAGCCATTCTTTATCTGGCATGCTACCAGCCGTATGCACGTTTACACCCACCTGAAAGAGGAATCGCGTAACCTGGCAACACCGATCAGTACCGATATGGACTTGTTTGGTTCGGGGTTAATGGAACACGACGGACATGTTGGTGAAATTCTGGATTACCTTGATGAGTTAGGCATTGCCGACAATACGATCGTAATTTATACCACCGATAACGGACCGGAACAAAGTACCTGGCCCGATGCCGGCGTAACACAATTCCGTGGCGAAAAAATGACCACTTACGAAGGTGGTGTGCGTGCGCCGTTTATGGTGCGCTGGCCCGATGAAATTCCTGCAGGATTAATTCGTAACGGTATTTCGGCTCACGAAGATGTGGTGCCTACCATTATGGCTGCCGTTGGCGAGCCTGAAATTAAAGACGAACTGAAAGAAGGAAAAACAATTGGCGACATGACCTACAAAGTATATATCGATGGATTTAACAACCTCGATTACTGGGAAGGAAAAACCGACGAGTCGGCTCGTAACTACTTCTTTTACTACTACGAGAGCGGTTTAACTGCTATGCGTGTTGGCCCGTGGAAAATGCACTTTGCCACCAAGGAGCGTTACTACGAAGATATGGTAGTACATACTATGCCACAGTTGTTTAACCTCAGAAAGGACCCTTATGAAAAATATGATGGCGTTTACGGTTTTGAACTCATCATGCATAAATCGTGGGTGTTCCAACCGGCTATTGGCTATTTGACTGAGCACTTGTCAAGTTTCAAAGATTTCCCTCCAAGGCAGGAGGCTGCGTCACTTGACATCAATAAAGCTATTGATGCGATTTTGAAATCGGATACACGACAATAA
- a CDS encoding nickel-binding protein, protein MNIYSTQSFLYYYYTHVNPVILIYILANPWCLTINKKLENMPYFIDNHELNGETPSEAIAQKHLQDIKVQHQYHCRKLGYCFDEKRKIAFCLFEAPNRAYIEQLHKHEHANVPNHIIEVDSRIIDFFLKQIKPETQSEKVDINSITTQPLTTIMALSIDSNELYSLKLKERRSLVKLFKKLVLDYCNHFKGTVILRDQYASQLTFYSTSAAVYCALKIHKEFAPFIKTLQRKLFLKVGISGCYLEDISNVEFQQSVKLAKRLCYISTSKILLTLEVRNLFQSESMKVVIKGDRIKSVSPDDVRFITLLMDYMEKHWKNNDLHASILEKHLGCSKSQIYRKMKTLIGQSPNSFIKAYRLNRAKQLLRDKSGNISEIAFDTGFGSPSYFSKCFQKEYGIKPSDFQMEMEEA, encoded by the coding sequence TTGAACATTTATTCAACGCAATCGTTTCTTTATTACTACTACACACATGTTAACCCGGTTATCCTTATATACATTCTGGCCAATCCCTGGTGCCTAACCATTAATAAAAAGCTTGAGAATATGCCTTATTTTATCGACAATCACGAGCTAAATGGTGAGACCCCCTCCGAAGCAATCGCACAGAAGCACCTTCAGGACATAAAGGTTCAACACCAGTATCATTGCCGGAAACTGGGTTACTGCTTCGACGAAAAGCGCAAGATCGCCTTTTGTTTATTCGAGGCCCCCAATCGCGCGTATATAGAACAACTCCACAAGCACGAACATGCCAATGTTCCCAACCATATTATTGAAGTTGACTCCCGGATCATCGATTTTTTTCTTAAACAAATTAAGCCGGAAACCCAAAGCGAAAAGGTAGATATTAATAGTATTACCACGCAGCCACTTACAACGATAATGGCGCTCAGTATCGATTCGAATGAATTGTACAGTCTGAAACTGAAGGAGCGACGTTCCCTTGTAAAATTATTCAAGAAACTGGTATTGGATTACTGTAACCACTTTAAGGGAACTGTTATTTTGCGCGACCAATATGCCTCGCAGCTTACTTTCTATTCAACAAGTGCAGCGGTTTATTGTGCTTTAAAAATTCATAAGGAATTTGCTCCGTTCATAAAAACCCTGCAACGCAAGCTATTTCTAAAGGTGGGTATAAGTGGTTGTTATTTAGAGGATATCAGCAATGTTGAATTTCAACAATCGGTAAAACTGGCGAAACGATTGTGCTATATTTCCACATCTAAAATTCTGCTTACCCTCGAAGTGCGAAATCTATTTCAGAGCGAAAGCATGAAAGTGGTGATTAAAGGCGACCGCATAAAATCGGTTTCGCCCGACGATGTGCGTTTTATAACGCTGCTGATGGACTACATGGAAAAACACTGGAAGAACAACGACCTGCATGCCTCTATTCTCGAAAAGCACCTGGGATGCAGCAAATCACAGATTTACAGAAAGATGAAAACGCTGATTGGCCAGTCGCCAAATTCGTTTATAAAAGCCTACCGTCTTAACCGCGCCAAACAATTGCTGCGCGATAAAAGCGGAAATATCTCCGAAATAGCATTCGATACCGGTTTTGGAAGCCCTTCATACTTCTCGAAATGTTTTCAGAAAGAATACGGAATAAAACCATCCGACTTTCAAATGGAGATGGAAGAAGCATAA